A genomic window from Pecten maximus chromosome 2, xPecMax1.1, whole genome shotgun sequence includes:
- the LOC117321814 gene encoding keratin-associated protein 21-1-like, with product MKFASIALPILTLLVSLSCCLCDGYGVGHNGYMVGGYGGGYNMYGGGMGMYGYDSYGKGYGGGYGYGGYGKGYGGGYSHGYGKGYGGGYGHGYGKGYGGKGYGMQQTALYVPYPYYARPPPGAVAGAYNAGNDDYLYLLLGALVLLPLLFNTSG from the exons ATGAAATTTGCTAGCATAGCGCTGCCGATCTTGACTCTTCTGGTGTCGCTGAGTTGCTGTCTTTGTGACGGTTATGGGGTTGGCCATAATGGATATATGGTAGGTGGATATGGAGGTGGATACAATATGTACGGTGGTGGAATGGGAATGTATGGCTATGACAGCTATGGAAAAGGCTACGGAGGCGGCTATGGATATGGAGGATATGGAAAAGGCTACGGAGGGGGATATAGTCATGGATATGGAAAAGGTTACGGAGGCGGATATGGACATGGATACGGAAAAGGATACGGAGGGAAAGGATATGGTATGCAACAAACAGCCTTGTACGTCCCCTACCCTTATTACGCTAGACCCCCTCCAGGTGCCGTCGCAGGAGCGTATAACGCTGGAAACGATGACTATTTGTACCTCCTCC TGGGAGCACTTGTCCTCCTTCCCTTGTTGTTCAACACAAGCGGATAG